A stretch of the Methanosphaera sp. genome encodes the following:
- a CDS encoding universal stress protein, with protein MYDKILLPTDGSANSEKAIIHAVNMANDENSEILVLNVVDSVYLSGLPEEELITDTEIVLERESKRVTHRVEKIIEKYEEELDIEPGKIKIETLTMEGNAADVILKISEEKDVDLVVMASSGKHMIDRFLLGSVTEKTVRHSKVPVLVIPNGY; from the coding sequence ATGTATGACAAAATTTTATTACCAACAGATGGATCAGCAAATTCAGAAAAAGCAATTATACATGCAGTAAACATGGCAAACGATGAAAACTCTGAAATTTTAGTCTTAAATGTAGTAGATAGTGTATACTTATCTGGACTTCCTGAAGAAGAATTAATTACAGATACAGAAATAGTTCTTGAACGTGAAAGTAAAAGAGTAACACACAGAGTAGAAAAAATCATTGAAAAATATGAAGAAGAACTAGACATTGAACCTGGTAAAATTAAAATTGAAACTTTAACAATGGAAGGTAATGCTGCTGATGTTATTCTTAAAATATCAGAAGAAAAAGATGTAGACCTTGTAGTAATGGCAAGTAGTGGAAAACACATGATTGACAGATTCTTACTTGGTAGTGTAACAGAAAAAACAGTAAGACATTCAAAAGTACCAGTACTTGTAATTCCTAATGGATACTAG
- the hemA gene encoding glutamyl-tRNA reductase, with translation MLVNIRIDFKIADIETMEASYAKLDMINEELHEKLNILEEVTLKTCNRYEIYLIVDKQVNIPTTTFIVEKDDIAINHILRLASGLESMIMGEDQILGQIKTARKNAIKNNTIGPKLEKLFTKAIHVGQSIRKNTHINEGGVSIGSGAVELIEEKYGSLEGKNVLIIGAGEMGTVVSKALLEKGTNAIVVANRTYDKAQTLAEELEGKAIRFDQLDEAFSQIDIVISATGAPHPIITKERIENLEAEHLSNMIMIDLANPRDISEEVRDLNVKLYNIDDLRYITDKNKEKRVQEAIKAEKIIEEETVLLKDSLKEMEITPILSSLNIQAAKIRKQELEKTMHMLDLDKSDAKKVEKLTQSITDKLLFDVIQNLKIAAKNEDQTTIDVAKKLLINDN, from the coding sequence ATGTTAGTAAATATACGCATAGATTTTAAAATTGCTGATATTGAAACAATGGAAGCATCATATGCTAAACTTGACATGATAAATGAAGAGTTGCATGAAAAATTAAATATACTAGAAGAAGTTACACTTAAAACATGTAATAGGTATGAAATTTACTTAATTGTAGATAAACAAGTTAACATTCCAACAACAACATTTATTGTAGAAAAAGATGACATTGCAATAAATCACATACTCAGACTTGCATCTGGTCTTGAATCAATGATCATGGGTGAAGATCAAATTCTTGGACAGATCAAAACAGCACGTAAAAATGCTATAAAAAACAATACAATAGGACCTAAACTTGAAAAGTTATTTACAAAAGCAATACATGTAGGACAATCTATACGTAAAAATACACATATTAATGAAGGTGGAGTATCAATAGGTAGTGGTGCTGTAGAGCTTATTGAAGAAAAGTATGGATCACTTGAAGGTAAAAATGTTCTAATTATTGGTGCAGGTGAAATGGGTACAGTTGTATCAAAAGCATTACTTGAAAAAGGTACAAATGCAATTGTAGTTGCAAATAGAACATATGATAAAGCACAGACACTTGCAGAGGAACTTGAAGGAAAAGCTATAAGATTTGATCAACTAGATGAGGCATTTTCTCAAATTGATATTGTAATAAGTGCAACAGGAGCACCTCATCCTATCATTACAAAAGAAAGAATTGAAAATCTTGAAGCTGAACATCTCTCTAATATGATTATGATTGACCTTGCAAATCCTCGTGATATTTCAGAGGAAGTTCGTGATCTTAATGTGAAACTATACAACATTGATGATCTCAGATACATTACAGATAAAAATAAGGAAAAAAGAGTTCAAGAAGCAATAAAAGCAGAGAAAATCATTGAAGAGGAAACTGTTCTTCTTAAAGATAGCCTTAAGGAAATGGAAATTACACCAATTCTTTCATCATTAAATATCCAGGCTGCTAAAATTAGAAAACAAGAACTTGAAAAAACAATGCATATGCTAGATCTAGATAAGTCAGATGCTAAAAAAGTTGAAAAACTAACACAAAGTATAACAGATAAACTTCTCTTTGATGTTATACAAAATCTTAAAATTGCAGCAAAAAATGAGGATCAAACAACAATTGATGTTGCAAAGAAATTACTAATAAATGACAACTAA
- the mmp11 gene encoding methanogenesis marker protein 11, with protein MEILTPSQLKEKYDDDWITPYEEIITITDEKEEKIELIEYHPCPIGSDWMITQYKQTSPLILDAKRDGNKHTYIVKNDKVELTLKPSYQAAGISEAQIDGDEIKIVHTGLAGAGVGAAFCRGKAKGVKRVEIYEKGGGSKVGKAAVITPKYKKVIIGLDDTDIPTEGATWTLANNVANEIQNEKGYRYLEHITCQLFPDNPNKTKNCVSIILVFAVKEDEVEDLITLMREKLHEKTLSDSTAFVVYDKFDIPEDIEKYAIEAKQSMKSLEEAQKLAEENNIRVEYVTGKGGLIGALAALGLYNQPEEYAKVYGRNKD; from the coding sequence ATGGAAATTTTAACACCTTCTCAACTAAAAGAAAAATATGATGATGATTGGATAACACCTTATGAGGAAATTATCACAATTACTGATGAAAAAGAAGAAAAGATAGAACTTATAGAGTATCATCCATGTCCTATAGGATCAGATTGGATGATTACACAATATAAGCAGACAAGTCCTTTAATACTTGATGCAAAACGTGATGGAAATAAACACACCTATATTGTTAAAAATGATAAAGTAGAACTTACACTAAAACCAAGTTACCAGGCAGCTGGAATTTCAGAAGCACAAATTGATGGTGATGAAATAAAAATAGTACATACAGGTCTTGCAGGAGCAGGTGTTGGAGCAGCATTTTGTCGTGGAAAAGCAAAAGGTGTCAAAAGAGTTGAAATCTATGAAAAAGGTGGAGGCTCAAAAGTTGGAAAAGCAGCAGTTATAACACCAAAATATAAAAAAGTTATAATTGGACTTGATGATACAGATATTCCAACAGAAGGTGCTACATGGACTCTTGCAAACAATGTTGCAAATGAGATTCAAAATGAAAAAGGATACCGTTATCTTGAACATATAACATGTCAGCTCTTCCCTGATAATCCTAATAAAACTAAAAATTGTGTTTCTATAATACTTGTATTTGCAGTTAAAGAAGATGAAGTTGAAGATCTTATAACTCTTATGCGTGAAAAATTACATGAAAAAACATTATCAGATAGTACAGCATTTGTAGTGTATGATAAATTTGATATTCCAGAGGATATAGAAAAATATGCAATTGAAGCAAAACAATCTATGAAATCACTTGAGGAAGCTCAAAAATTAGCAGAAGAAAACAACATAAGAGTTGAATATGTAACAGGAAAAGGTGGATTAATAGGAGCATTAGCAGCTCTTGGTCTTTATAATCAACCAGAAGAGTATGCTAAAGTTTATGGAAGAAATAAAGATTAA
- a CDS encoding coenzyme F420-0:L-glutamate ligase codes for MKIEVIGIENFPIIKQGDNLAEIVYDTVKANGIEIQDDDVFVIAETVISKAEGNYVKIDDVKTTQKAYEMSEISGKDPKQCQIILDNTVNVIRCLPGLIITQTPHGFICANSGIDNSNCEEGYLTPLPVDADISAQKIKQYVDEKSGCNVAVIVSDTQGRTWRVGAIGVSVGISGMHPYTDFRGSFDLYGQELQSTIEATADELASAASLIMGQADSGMCLVLIRGYDLENIRCGVDDASISEIIREEESDAFR; via the coding sequence ATGAAAATTGAAGTTATTGGAATTGAAAACTTTCCTATTATAAAGCAAGGAGATAATCTAGCTGAAATTGTATATGATACAGTTAAGGCAAATGGTATAGAAATACAAGATGATGATGTGTTTGTTATTGCTGAAACTGTCATATCAAAAGCTGAAGGTAATTATGTTAAAATTGATGATGTAAAGACGACACAAAAAGCATATGAGATGAGTGAAATTTCAGGAAAAGATCCAAAACAGTGTCAGATAATACTTGATAATACTGTTAATGTTATCAGATGTCTTCCAGGTCTTATTATAACACAAACACCACATGGATTTATCTGTGCAAATTCAGGAATTGATAATAGTAACTGTGAGGAAGGATATCTTACACCACTACCTGTTGATGCTGATATTTCAGCACAGAAGATAAAACAATATGTTGATGAAAAATCAGGATGTAATGTTGCAGTTATAGTATCAGATACTCAGGGTCGAACATGGCGTGTTGGAGCAATAGGTGTTTCTGTTGGAATTAGTGGTATGCATCCATATACTGATTTTAGAGGAAGTTTTGATCTTTATGGACAAGAACTTCAATCAACAATTGAGGCAACAGCAGATGAACTTGCATCAGCAGCATCACTTATTATGGGACAGGCAGATAGTGGAATGTGTCTTGTACTTATTCGTGGATATGATCTTGAAAATATAAGATGTGGAGTAGATGATGCATCAATTAGTGAAATTATACGTGAAGAAGAATCAGATGCATTTAGATAG
- the gatD gene encoding Glu-tRNA(Gln) amidotransferase subunit GatD, with translation MVYEGYLKDFLDASNITVGDRISIIKPDIQYEGMLLEKPDNSDENTIIIKLDSGYNIGTDIKEAKVEKIADGEKPNIQLDAVDKQLSDDKMNVTILSTGGTVASVIDYKTGAVHPAFTADDLLRATPELVDYANINAEAIFNILSENMTPEIWMKTAESIYDEINNGADGIIIAHGTDTMHYTASALSFMIDTPVPIILTGAQRSSDRPSSDAFMNLTSSLVAAKSDIAEVAICMHATEDDSYCNVIRGTNARKMHTSRRDTFRSINMDPLAKVQNQKLRMYDEEVAYNKRGSVELALNNNLADKVALVKMYPGIETEVLDLYIDNGYDGIVIEGTGLGHCSDNLYDSIARANDEKIPVVITSQCVYGHTNLNVYSSGRRLLQNNVIPVGDMITETAYTKLLWAAGQTDDIAEIRSIMQTNLKGEMKDTLSQNYFRN, from the coding sequence TTGGTATATGAAGGATATCTAAAAGACTTTCTAGATGCATCAAATATTACAGTTGGAGATAGAATTTCTATAATAAAACCAGACATACAATATGAAGGAATGCTACTTGAAAAGCCTGATAATTCAGATGAAAATACTATTATTATAAAACTTGATAGTGGATATAACATTGGAACTGATATTAAAGAAGCAAAAGTTGAAAAAATAGCAGATGGTGAAAAACCTAATATTCAACTTGATGCTGTAGATAAACAGTTATCTGATGATAAAATGAATGTAACAATACTATCAACTGGTGGTACTGTTGCAAGTGTAATTGATTATAAAACAGGAGCTGTACACCCTGCATTTACAGCAGATGATCTACTTCGTGCAACACCAGAACTTGTAGATTATGCAAATATTAATGCTGAGGCAATATTTAATATTCTCAGTGAAAATATGACACCAGAAATCTGGATGAAAACAGCAGAATCAATCTATGATGAAATAAATAATGGTGCAGACGGTATAATTATAGCACATGGAACAGATACAATGCACTACACAGCATCAGCTCTTAGTTTTATGATAGATACACCAGTACCAATTATACTTACAGGTGCACAGAGAAGTTCAGATAGACCATCATCTGATGCATTTATGAATCTTACATCATCACTTGTTGCTGCAAAATCAGACATTGCAGAAGTTGCAATATGTATGCATGCAACAGAAGATGATTCATACTGTAATGTTATTCGTGGAACAAATGCTCGTAAAATGCACACATCACGTCGTGACACATTCAGAAGCATAAATATGGATCCACTTGCAAAAGTTCAAAATCAAAAACTAAGAATGTATGATGAAGAAGTTGCATATAACAAACGTGGATCAGTAGAACTTGCATTAAATAATAATCTTGCAGATAAAGTTGCACTTGTTAAAATGTATCCAGGAATTGAAACAGAAGTACTTGACCTCTACATAGACAATGGATATGATGGTATTGTTATTGAAGGAACAGGTCTTGGACATTGTTCTGATAACTTATATGATAGTATTGCACGTGCAAATGATGAAAAAATACCAGTTGTTATAACATCACAGTGTGTCTATGGACATACAAACTTAAATGTATATAGTAGTGGAAGAAGATTATTACAAAACAATGTAATACCAGTAGGAGATATGATTACAGAAACAGCATATACAAAACTCCTATGGGCAGCAGGACAAACTGATGATATAGCTGAAATACGCTCTATTATGCAGACAAATCTTAAAGGAGAAATGAAAGATACATTATCTCAAAACTACTTTAGAAACTAA
- the cofD gene encoding 2-phospho-L-lactate transferase, whose amino-acid sequence MICVLSGGTGTPKLLQGIKDVIAQDELTVVVNTLENNYFSGVYVSADIDTVLYTMCDLINDEFWYGRCDDTFNTHEMLEKLGYHETLRIGDKDRALKIQKTELLKSMTLQDAVKIQKDALGIKANILPMSNEQPDVKIKTDMGMLDFHDFLIKQQSKPEVLDVIYKEVTPADGVIEAIEEADEVIIGPSNPITSINPILIMPKVKDALKKVHTTAISPFIGQQAVSGPAEKFMKAKGYDANCCGVAKIYEDFLDHFIIHTTDAQYKDEINKTINEVSVENIIFSSHDIKVDLVSKILNK is encoded by the coding sequence ATGATATGTGTTTTATCTGGAGGAACAGGAACACCAAAGCTTCTTCAGGGAATAAAAGATGTAATAGCACAAGATGAACTAACAGTTGTTGTAAATACACTTGAAAATAATTATTTCTCAGGTGTGTATGTTTCAGCTGATATTGACACTGTATTATATACAATGTGTGATCTTATAAATGATGAATTCTGGTATGGAAGATGTGATGATACATTCAATACACATGAGATGCTAGAAAAGTTAGGTTATCATGAAACACTACGCATAGGTGATAAAGATCGTGCATTAAAGATACAAAAGACAGAACTTCTTAAATCTATGACACTCCAGGATGCAGTAAAAATACAAAAAGATGCACTGGGTATAAAAGCAAATATTCTTCCTATGTCAAATGAACAACCAGATGTAAAAATTAAAACAGACATGGGAATGCTTGATTTTCATGATTTTCTAATAAAACAACAATCAAAACCTGAAGTACTTGATGTAATATATAAGGAAGTAACACCAGCAGATGGTGTAATTGAAGCAATAGAAGAAGCAGATGAAGTAATTATAGGACCATCAAATCCAATAACATCAATAAATCCAATACTAATAATGCCAAAAGTAAAAGATGCACTAAAAAAAGTACATACAACAGCAATATCACCATTTATAGGTCAGCAAGCTGTAAGTGGACCTGCAGAAAAGTTTATGAAGGCTAAAGGATATGATGCAAACTGTTGTGGTGTTGCAAAGATATATGAGGATTTCCTTGATCATTTCATAATACATACAACAGATGCACAATATAAAGATGAAATAAATAAAACAATTAATGAAGTATCAGTTGAAAACATAATTTTCAGTTCACATGATATAAAAGTTGATCTTGTATCTAAAATTCTAAATAAATAG
- a CDS encoding tRNA-dihydrouridine synthase: MNMIAAMAGITDSNFLKQYMKDNIDIITLGGYSCDNETYNAARKIVDRGRCEFIVKPEDLADHINCEVNKLRNYKPKWKGKICANIRATNPESFKNLDNCNVDIIEVNAHCRQPEMIKAKTGQTLLGDIKRLEAIIEYVCDNLKCELSLKMRANVDNIDTIEIIEMLESYPIQYIHIDAMKPGVMMADLDIINTISNITSKHLIGNNSVKTHKDYINMINSGADSVSIARAAVNCDIDEIFRIS, encoded by the coding sequence ATGAATATGATTGCAGCAATGGCGGGAATTACAGATAGTAACTTTCTAAAACAATACATGAAAGATAACATTGATATTATTACACTTGGAGGATATAGTTGTGATAATGAAACATATAATGCTGCTAGAAAAATTGTAGATCGTGGACGTTGTGAATTCATAGTTAAACCTGAAGATCTTGCAGATCACATCAACTGTGAAGTTAACAAACTACGAAACTACAAACCAAAATGGAAAGGTAAAATATGTGCAAATATTCGTGCAACTAATCCTGAATCATTTAAAAATCTAGATAATTGCAATGTTGACATCATAGAAGTTAATGCTCACTGCAGACAACCTGAAATGATTAAGGCAAAAACTGGACAAACACTACTAGGTGACATAAAACGTCTTGAAGCAATAATTGAATATGTATGTGATAATCTTAAATGTGAATTATCTTTAAAGATGCGTGCAAATGTAGATAATATAGATACAATTGAAATTATAGAAATGCTTGAATCATATCCTATCCAATACATTCATATTGATGCAATGAAACCAGGTGTTATGATGGCAGACTTAGATATAATAAATACAATAAGTAATATTACATCAAAACATTTAATTGGAAACAATTCAGTAAAAACACACAAAGACTACATAAATATGATAAATAGTGGAGCAGACTCAGTATCAATTGCACGTGCTGCAGTTAATTGTGATATTGATGAAATATTTAGGATTTCTTAA
- a CDS encoding methanogenesis marker 9 domain-containing protein, with protein MGWDDAPAHVCKGGDARGLAFCCPPVKPCPIHNKLAEIGLSPQEFIQIKEDFAKKTELGQGAATCFGSLVWCCKASKPCPLRDSQLASLGISHDKYMELKKQLADEILKKANIEQKVEYSDDDLKSLAETFNITIDEAKAALEDAGNDLKTAIKKLRLKNL; from the coding sequence ATGGGATGGGATGATGCACCAGCACATGTATGTAAAGGAGGAGATGCAAGAGGACTAGCATTTTGCTGTCCACCAGTAAAACCATGTCCAATACATAACAAACTTGCAGAAATAGGACTAAGTCCACAAGAATTTATACAAATAAAAGAAGACTTTGCTAAAAAAACAGAACTAGGACAGGGAGCTGCAACATGTTTCGGATCACTAGTATGGTGTTGTAAAGCTTCAAAACCATGTCCACTAAGAGATTCACAACTTGCATCTCTTGGAATATCACATGATAAATACATGGAACTTAAAAAACAATTAGCAGATGAAATACTAAAAAAAGCTAACATAGAACAAAAAGTTGAATATTCAGATGATGACCTAAAATCACTTGCTGAAACATTTAATATAACAATTGATGAAGCAAAAGCAGCACTTGAAGATGCAGGTAATGATCTTAAAACTGCAATTAAAAAATTAAGATTAAAAAATTTATAA
- the gatE gene encoding Glu-tRNA(Gln) amidotransferase subunit GatE, giving the protein MSEDKFDYKKLGLKMGLEVHQQLDSQEKLFCRCPNHLTDKEPELRLYRRLRPTQSELGEIDRAAYEESQRNLQFVYEAYNHHTCLVEADEEPPAPLNQEAVDISIVLASLMHMRVVDEFHTMRKQVIDGSNTSGFQRTGILATDGYVETQYGNVTIETLGLEEDAARRIGEEDGKIVFRLDRLGIPLAEITTSPDMHHPLQVKEVAYQIGQILRSTKVKRGLGTIRQDLNISIAEGARVEIKGVQDLDLMPTMVENEVQRQLNLIDISKELQKRNASVDDEIYDVTEFFAETESKVIKSIFEGCADAKVLAIRLFGFDSLIGREIQPGKRLGTEFSEHGKKMGVNGLFHTDELPAYGVTQDEVDAIRKHLELGDNDAFILVGAEPQKAENALNEVIKRAKASIEGVPEQTRKALDNGNTEYLRPLPTASRMYVETDIPTEIIDHERVEAIASDLPELPYIKKERIEKQYDLSDDLASQLVSRNRADLFEEIKEQLPQMDSVKIASDIVYTIKDLKRDGLDIEKLTADVLVEIFKLVDDDVISAAETEVILKDACNGVSPQQSVKDNNLEKLSDDEVKAAIVEIIEENKDMISQRGMGAMGPLMGKAMAKFKGKADGQTVNNIIKDEILAIVNG; this is encoded by the coding sequence TTGTCAGAAGATAAATTTGATTATAAAAAACTAGGCTTAAAAATGGGACTTGAAGTTCACCAACAACTTGACAGTCAAGAAAAACTCTTCTGTAGATGTCCAAACCATCTAACAGATAAAGAACCAGAACTAAGACTTTACAGAAGACTTAGACCAACACAGAGTGAACTTGGTGAAATAGATCGAGCAGCATATGAAGAATCACAACGTAACTTACAATTTGTATATGAAGCATACAATCATCATACCTGTCTTGTAGAAGCTGATGAAGAACCACCAGCACCACTAAATCAGGAAGCTGTAGATATTTCAATAGTACTTGCATCACTTATGCATATGCGTGTTGTTGATGAATTCCACACAATGAGAAAACAGGTAATTGATGGAAGTAACACAAGTGGTTTCCAAAGAACTGGTATTCTTGCAACAGATGGATATGTAGAAACACAGTATGGAAATGTAACAATAGAAACACTTGGTCTTGAAGAGGATGCTGCACGTAGAATTGGTGAAGAGGATGGAAAAATAGTATTTAGACTTGACAGACTTGGAATTCCACTTGCTGAAATTACAACATCACCTGATATGCATCATCCACTACAAGTTAAAGAGGTAGCATACCAGATAGGACAAATTCTAAGAAGTACCAAAGTAAAAAGAGGTCTTGGTACAATAAGACAGGATTTAAACATCTCAATTGCAGAAGGTGCAAGAGTAGAAATTAAAGGTGTACAAGATCTTGACTTAATGCCAACAATGGTAGAAAATGAGGTACAAAGACAACTTAATCTTATTGATATAAGTAAAGAATTACAAAAACGTAATGCATCAGTTGATGATGAAATCTATGATGTAACAGAATTCTTCGCAGAAACTGAATCAAAAGTTATTAAGTCAATATTTGAAGGATGTGCTGATGCAAAAGTTCTTGCAATAAGACTCTTTGGATTTGATTCACTTATTGGACGTGAAATCCAGCCAGGAAAACGTCTTGGAACAGAATTCTCAGAACATGGTAAGAAAATGGGAGTTAATGGACTATTCCATACAGATGAACTACCAGCATATGGTGTAACACAAGATGAAGTTGATGCAATACGCAAACACCTAGAACTTGGTGATAATGATGCATTCATACTTGTTGGTGCAGAACCACAAAAAGCAGAAAATGCATTAAATGAGGTAATAAAACGTGCAAAAGCATCAATTGAAGGAGTTCCTGAACAGACAAGAAAAGCATTAGATAATGGAAATACAGAGTATTTAAGACCACTCCCTACTGCAAGTAGAATGTATGTGGAAACTGATATTCCAACAGAAATTATTGACCATGAACGTGTTGAGGCAATTGCATCAGATCTACCAGAACTTCCATACATTAAAAAAGAACGTATAGAAAAACAATATGATCTAAGTGATGATCTTGCATCACAACTTGTATCAAGAAATCGTGCAGATCTATTTGAGGAAATTAAAGAACAACTACCACAAATGGATAGTGTAAAAATAGCATCAGATATTGTATATACAATAAAAGACTTAAAACGTGACGGTCTTGATATTGAAAAACTTACAGCAGATGTACTTGTTGAAATCTTTAAACTTGTAGATGATGATGTAATATCAGCAGCAGAAACAGAGGTAATTCTTAAAGATGCATGTAATGGAGTTTCACCACAACAATCTGTAAAAGATAATAATCTTGAAAAATTATCAGATGATGAGGTAAAAGCTGCAATAGTTGAAATTATTGAAGAAAATAAAGATATGATATCTCAAAGAGGAATGGGAGCAATGGGTCCTCTTATGGGTAAGGCTATGGCTAAATTTAAAGGAAAAGCTGATGGTCAAACTGTAAATAATATTATTAAAGATGAAATTCTTGCAATTGTAAATGGATAA
- a CDS encoding bifunctional precorrin-2 dehydrogenase/sirohydrochlorin ferrochelatase → MALTSLFLDMKDKNVLIVGMGSVGIRRSRRFIEAEANVYIVTKDVDNDIKDELISKGAKFYSNDHLDELIEMCDLVVVATSDHELNNEVAYKAKDKLINCASDTSVSNVIVPSTFEIGSVIVSLYTNSKSPLMAKALRKKIQETITPADILNIELQEHLRIPLKENIQSQLDRKKFMEIIKDNAEIQSLLDADKLDEAINLADELLSKYIIEVRK, encoded by the coding sequence ATGGCATTAACATCATTATTTCTAGATATGAAAGATAAAAATGTTCTCATTGTAGGTATGGGATCAGTAGGTATTAGACGTTCAAGACGATTTATTGAAGCTGAAGCAAATGTTTACATCGTAACAAAAGATGTCGATAATGACATTAAAGATGAACTTATATCAAAAGGTGCTAAGTTTTATAGTAATGATCATCTTGATGAACTCATTGAGATGTGTGATCTTGTTGTTGTTGCAACAAGTGATCATGAACTTAACAATGAAGTTGCATATAAAGCAAAAGATAAACTTATTAACTGTGCAAGTGACACATCAGTAAGTAATGTTATTGTACCATCAACATTTGAGATAGGCTCTGTAATTGTATCACTATATACAAATTCTAAAAGTCCTCTCATGGCAAAGGCATTACGTAAAAAGATTCAAGAAACTATTACACCAGCTGATATTCTTAATATTGAACTTCAAGAACATCTTAGAATTCCACTTAAGGAAAATATACAATCACAACTTGATCGTAAAAAGTTTATGGAAATAATAAAAGATAATGCTGAAATTCAAAGCCTCCTGGATGCAGATAAACTTGATGAGGCTATTAATCTTGCAGATGAACTTCTAAGCAAATACATAATAGAAGTTCGTAAGTAA
- a CDS encoding GTP cyclohydrolase IIa translates to MIQITLIQIDNYGPWTVTPTPRTEPDLQALQSRLYGDLEREFGAHGGIVFFNRFDNLIAVSNGMDYDDHKLIQDSIRNRYPITISMGVGSAETAAEAQKIATEMIQNGGGAQSSERCEVLNIDSLVEDDDSTVQIAHIDIDDITGSLTDIETAFDTSIKVYEVLYELMVELNKAGGLCFFIGGDNYMAPSNGISEDELRDLLKRVDEKTNVSLKAGIGRATKAAKAADLADIGLEDIRAKTVDDSVEVLYEKDL, encoded by the coding sequence ATGATACAAATTACATTGATTCAAATAGATAATTATGGACCTTGGACTGTAACACCAACACCAAGAACAGAACCAGATTTACAAGCATTACAATCAAGATTATATGGAGATTTAGAACGTGAGTTTGGAGCTCATGGAGGTATTGTTTTTTTCAATAGATTTGATAACTTGATTGCTGTAAGTAATGGTATGGATTATGATGATCATAAACTAATTCAGGATTCAATAAGAAATCGTTATCCAATAACAATAAGTATGGGTGTAGGTTCAGCTGAAACTGCAGCAGAAGCACAGAAAATTGCAACTGAAATGATTCAAAATGGTGGAGGAGCACAGAGCTCTGAACGTTGTGAAGTATTAAATATTGATTCATTAGTTGAAGATGATGATTCAACAGTACAAATTGCACATATTGATATTGATGATATTACAGGATCTCTTACTGATATAGAAACAGCATTTGACACATCAATTAAGGTATATGAAGTATTATATGAACTTATGGTTGAGTTAAATAAGGCTGGTGGATTATGTTTCTTCATAGGTGGAGATAATTATATGGCACCATCAAATGGTATAAGTGAAGATGAACTTCGTGATCTTCTAAAACGTGTAGATGAAAAGACAAATGTATCTCTAAAGGCTGGTATTGGACGTGCAACAAAGGCAGCAAAAGCAGCAGATTTAGCAGATATTGGTCTTGAAGATATTCGTGCAAAAACAGTGGATGATTCAGTAGAAGTATTATATGAAAAAGATCTCTGA